A stretch of DNA from Vanacampus margaritifer isolate UIUO_Vmar chromosome 1, RoL_Vmar_1.0, whole genome shotgun sequence:
AAATCCAGCTCTGGCGAGAACATCCGGCTGGACTGAGGCCTCCGTGGGCCAGTTGTGGAAAGTGGCGAGCCGGGAATCCTCCGCCTCCATCTCGGGGTAGACCGCCTGTCCCGCCGCGCCCTGGTCGTCCATCGTCAACCTCTGGAGTTGGCTCAGCAGCTGCCCGTCCACCGAGTCGGGCGATCCGCTCAGCAGCGGAACGTTTCCCACGGCGCGGCCCAGGATGAAGCTGCAAGCGGGGAAGTGGCGCTTGTGCTCGGCGGCCGGGCTGTCTCCTCGCACCCAACATCTTAGAACGCCGCCGCAGCAGAAGCACTGGACTTTATCTCCTGGACCTAAAAAGAAGAATCCCGCCTTGGCCAGATCCCCGCACGTGACGGGAGCGTCCGGCGGCCAGCTGCGAAAGGTTCGAAGCCTCTCGCCTTCCCGCCGCATCTGAGGCTCCTCCAGGATGTAGAGCATGTTGCTTCCGTCATCGGTCATGGTGGGGATTCCTGTCCGTGTTTGTGCTGTGCCCCGCATCCCTTCTGCCGTCCATAGTGGAGCGCACGCTCAAAGCAAGTGAAAGACAGCAGTTGACATACGATGTTGTGTGGGGGCCTGGATGGTGGCCTTCGTTCTggaaaggggtggggggtggaggggggggcaCACAATGCTGGAATGATTTCTCATTGGCGGCTCACTGAGTGACTGACCAAACAGGCCATGTTGCTCCACCTCTAACGATCATGccaaactgtttaaaaaatatacttttcttaAGTGGTGGTTGTCAAAGTTTTggaccaccccaaaaaaaatactttgctgAGAAATTACCACtttgaccaacattaaaatacaaaaggCCCAAATGTTTAGTGAGAACAAGGCATCAGTTGTAAtgcttaacaacaacaaaagacacattttccaaaaaagaagtacacaaaaaaacttcaaattacaaatatacaggaatacagtatattaaaatattatggaaatatttttaGGGGAAGGGAGGGTTGTATTattacaagaaataaatatgTACCTAAGTAATACTTCTACTAaaatgttttgcaaataaaaagtaattttgctattgcttttgacatttttaagacATAACCCCCTTTTGTATTCCATGCTTTGTATGCATTTTTGCAATGTCTATTATAGACCTATTGTGTccataataaagtaataaagttgcatttaaaatgcatataaataaaagttgtttttttaaaaactgttcttaaagatgaaataaaatgaatcaaaCGTTATGGTTATGGTGAAAAGGCGGCACTACGTTCCACAAGGAAAAAATTACATCTGAAATGTTAATTTACATATTAAAAACATGATCAAATGTACACTACTGTATAAATACTGCTTTACATGTCACTGACAATAAAGATTTAAAACTGATTAAGTATAAAACAAGGCTCACAAGACAACATTAGAtagtgaaataattaaatatggaaataaaaataagtatttaaataattacatatttCATGACGCGTTTATTTAttatccaattttattttgattttgtttgaacattaaactGGAATGTACAGTAGAACGTGAAGTATCACTGCTGccgcctgttttttttttttgcataaacaatattattttactaGGTAAacaatatatacacaaatgtcGTTTCtttagaacaaaaacaaatattgctcATTGGGAAAAGGAATTAAAATCTTACAATAATTCGCTGTTACTTATTAATGCCAGGAATGCAGCAAGACTGGCGTCATTTATTGAAATACTCtacttgtgatttttatttttttttccattgcccTTTCTGTCCTTTATTTGAAATGGTAATGTCctgtattgttgtttgtttgattgtacTCGTTATGTGAATTTGCAAAATTATTGTAATGGGATTGtccctgtttttgtttgtatttggaagaaaaaaagaaaagaaaaaaactttcgcCCCCAGCGCGTACGAGGGGAAGTGCAACCGTGTCGGCGGCCCGAGTGTGTGGAGCAGCCATTGGGGAAGTCTCGTACTGTACTGGGCTTTAACGTAACACAAGGgggctctctctcgctcgctcgctccctgGAATCAAAtcgtcaaagtaaaaaaaacgacGAGGAAAGACATCGCTGCGCCAGGATATCCCCGCTGTGACTCATTGCCATAACTTGAAAACTCCACGAaggacttcttttttcttttcttttctttttgcgaGGAGGAAACGTGCAAGTTGAGGGAAGACGCACAGCGGAAAGGGAGCAGCACAGCTGAGCTACTAGCACTGCTCGCTAGCCACACTGCTAACAGGCAGCACAAGTGGGCAACTCCAGCCTGGCAGCTGCCAACTCGCTTCACACATCCCGGAGCTTGAAATCCAGTCAGCGGGGCCGGGCTCTGAGAAAATCCAGGGACTTGCTTCATGAATTATGTCTGCCACAAGCATTGACCCTCAGGTAGGACACGCCAAATCGCCTCGCCTGTGGAGAGCTGGCGAGCTAGCCGCCTGCTAACTTTAGCGAGCGACCTACGGGGGCTGTCTGCTCCTCGGAGGCGCTCGACATCGCCAGCAACTTGGAAGCGTTCACGCAACTTGAGTCCAGGAGAAATCGTGTCGCTCGACACGTTCTGGCGAATCATACCTGCGCGGTTCCGTgctaaagagagagagagggggaaaaaatgtcccGACACACCACTAACGCCGAGACCAGCGGCTTCCCCAAATGCTAAAGCTAACCAGTAAAACACTGCTGAATCGCAGCGTTTCTGTCATGATGTTGCACAGTGACACTCAAAAACTTTTAATACCCCAAAGACAGATTTGGCTCTCGGAGTACGACCAACATTGAAATGCAGAAGCTGAGTAGGCctaaatattaatcaaaaaaCGACATAGCAGTTGTATCCCtgaagttagattttttttttttccgacaaGAAAAAATACGTCATTTTGCGAGAGTAAAGTCTCAATTTTACAAGCAAAACTTCGATTTGTTCATGAAATCATAGTCATACGGTGACGAAATCAAATTACAGGTATATGACAGAGTTGTGATACTATGTGGAAAACATCACGACACTGcaataaaattgaaatattaCCAGAAAAAATCCAAGGCGAAATATGctgtatattaaataataaataaattaaaatcaaacagCAATAAAGTCGCCatagtgtggaaaaaaacattacaataaaGTCGAAATACTgtcagaaaataataataatttgacaggaatcaagtcaaattttttaaacaaaaaatcaagAATTTGACAGGAATCAATTCATTTGTACAGAAACAAAAGCAATCTAATAATTTCCAAGACAATTAACTCAtaatattacattaaaaaacaagacAGCAGTTGTTGTAGAATTACatgaaaaatcaaaattttacgAGATGAATTAGAATTATACATAGTCATAATATTACAATACAAGAAACAAAcgatagaataaaataaaaaaaattgtaccatATTGTCATACTGaacatactgaaataatgaggATCTTGTCTCAGTTTACTCATGAATTGACTGGAAATCTGAGCCCGTTTGTTTATCAGGACGCAAAGTTGTATGAACGtcaacaggtggatacacacTGCAGGGTAATTGCATTTTGCATTTGCTCTCTAGCATAAgaatatttaattgttctgcctgtcattaTACATCGCTGGCATAGGAAGTTTTTATTGCATCATTTCCTGCCAGCACACCTGGTGATCTGTTACTGCACACTCATGAGCAACGACCCGTTGGTTGGGAATCGCTCTTTGATTAAAAGGGTACGATCTCACAGTATGTTAACAtatcttttctgctttttcccCACCCGCCACGTCCCCTTCCTCTTCTTCACACGTGAATCCAGCGATCAAAGGGACAAGCTTCTAAAGGTGAGCTACGACTGCATTGTCTTCATTTTAGAGCCGGAAACAGTCTTCAACATAAATGAGTACAGCCCAaccgattttatttatttatttatcttaaagTTGATTTtcgttttaaaataaatactggactGGGTTGGTCTGTGAATAGGAAAAATCCATGTATAATTGGCTTGAATTTGGGGGCGGAGACAAGGGAGATAAAAATCCAACCTAACAAAATCTTCATAAAAATAACAAGGATAAACATTCATTGTGttttctataataataataataagtgtgtgtgtgggggggggggggggggggatttccgGACAAACAAATAATCACAACTTTTtctttatgttttaaatttgatggcaacaagaaaaaaaactgtttggaAATGTCtggcaaaaacatattttcacacttttgcaaccttgagcgaaccctgacgaaaaccagCATTCGTCAAGTCTTCATTGctcttcatttcatttggttgacttttttgtggagGTCGAAGCCTGTGCTACTACAAAACATTTGGAAAATAGAACCAAAAATATTCCTACTTAtgaaaggtttttcttttttttctttttgtgcgtTTTGGTCCGGTAAATCCACCCTCTTTGTCTCATACCAGCGTCTTGTAGCTGTCGCTAAGCTAGCTGGAAGGTTTGTCTCTCCAGGGCAAAATCCCTTCATTTGTTGCTATGACGACGTGCGCGGCAGACTGCCGAGATGGGCATTTTTATCGACTGATTGCTTAactgattaatttttttgtttgtccaaGGTTTGTGtccttaaaaaatgttttgatgtaTTTGTCGGTAGTGCAAAATGGTTCACTGCATCAGAAGGAGACAGTCCATGACAACGACTTTGAGCCATACCTCACAGGTCAATCAACTCAGGTAAATCCTATTTCGTAAGATTAAAACCAATATGACATGATGTTATGTGCTAATGTTGCTTCTCTGCTCACGTCGCGCATCAAGAACAACAGCTACCAGTCCATCACCGATCCTTACCTGTCCAGTTACTACGCTCCCTCCATCGGCTTTCCGTACCCGCTCAGCGAGGCTCCCTGGTCCACAGGCGGGGACCCTCCAATTCCTTACCTCACCCCCTACGGACCCTTGAGCAATGGCGACCATCATTTCATGCCGGACACGGTGTTCGGCCAGCCGGGCGGCCTGGGAAGCAGCATTTACCCTCACaggtttaattttttccccgaAAACCCCGCCTTCTCCGCCTGGGGGACGAGCGGCTCCCAGGGCCAGCAGACTCAAAGTTCAGCCTACGGCGGCAGCTACAGCTACCCGCCCAGCTCTCTCGGGGGCACGCTCGTGCCCGACGGGCAGACGGGCTTTCACAGTGACACCCTCAACAAAGCCCCCGGTATGAACAGCCTGGAGCAGGGCATGGTGGGTTTGAAGATCGGGGGGGACGTCGTCGGCCAGGCGTCGGCGGTCAAGGCCGTGGGCTCGGTGATCGGCGGAGCCGGCGTGGCGGCGGCGGGGAACGGAGCCACGCCCATCGGAATGCCCCCACCCAAACCCGCCTCCTGGGCAGCCATCGCCAGCAAGCCCGCCAAACCGCAGCAGCTGAAAGCGAAGGTGAAGCCGGGGTTGGCCAACCTCGGGGGGGCTCTGCCCCCACCGCCCATCAAACACAACCTGAACATTGGCACCTGGGAAAAGGGACCCGTGACCAAAGTGGCCCCGGCGGCGCAGCAACAGCAGCCTTTCGGTCTGCATCACGCCATCCCCCATCAGGCCCCCATGCAGCCTCCGCAGTCTCTGGTGCAGCCTCAGATGCAGCCCATGGCCTTACAGCACCAACCGCcccaccaccagcaccacccGCCACCCCATCAGCCCTACCAAAACCACACCCAGCCCCCGCAGCCCCAAACTCGTTGGGTGGCCCCACGTAACCGCAACCAAGTCTACGGGCCCGGCCACGACGGTAGCGGCATGATGGGTATGCTAGGCAGCGCAAACTGCGGCCCCCCAAATTGTGCCAACCAGGGACCTGGTGGCGAGTCCCACCCGGTGCTGGAGAAGCTCCGTGCCAACCACAGTTACAACCCGAAGGACTTTGAATGGAACCTGAAGAACGGGCGCGTTTTCATCATCAAGAGCTACTCCGAAGACGACATCCACCGCTCCATCAAGTACTCCATCTGGTGCAGCACGGAGCACGGCAACAAGCGACTGGACTCGGCCTTCCGCGCCATGAGCGGCAAAGGCCCCGTGTACCTGCTCTTCAGCGTCAACGGCAGCGGCCATTTTTGCGGCGTGGCCGAGATGCGCTCTCCCGTGGACTACGGCACCAGCGCCGGCGTTTGGGCGCAGGACAAGTGGAAGGGCAAGTTTGACGTGGGCTGGTTGTTTGTTAAGGACGTGCCGAATAGCCAGCTGCGTCACATCCGCCTGGAGAACAACGACAACAAGCCGGTGACCAACTCGCGAGACACGCAGGAGGTTCCGCTGGAGAAGGCCAAGCAGGTGCTCAAGATCATCACCACCTACAAACACACCACCTCCATCTTTGATGACTTTTCTCACTACGAGAAGAgacaggaagaagaggaggaggtgcgCAAGGTGGGTGCACTTGCCtcacaaaccaacattttcgGGATGTACGTTTGCGTATGAAATAATGGGCAGGGTGTTTAAAAGCATGAGTAAAGCTCACAATTTAGTTTTAATCTTAAAACTCAaactttaaatatttcttgacagtaatatgttatatgtgacctcactagtctatacataacattctgattaatattacatttgtggaatatgagtaatgaagccaaatccagtcatttttatctcaggcggcggccattttgctacttgctgtcgactgaagaggacatcacagttcctcgcggctcaagtaacgaccagtcactgctcacctgttttctgaagctgaactgtgattggttgttacctgagcaactgtgatgtcacttaCACTCGAcatcaagtagcaaaatggccgcctcctgataaagataaaaactgctagattttgctgcttaacccaTATTcaactaacacaatattaaccagaataccgtctttaaactagtgaggctgcatagaacatattattgatttattgcaacatttttattggCTTGACTGATGATTTGCGAGCTCAGATTTTTTTAGAGAGATGTGTGTACATGTGCTGActtaacacttaaaaaaagacaGTAATAGccaattatattacatgggtAGCGCCGCACattacaggaggctgacatgttttgccgccatctttctgctacagcTATCTGAAGGAGAACGACTTGGCGAatgtagtaattggtggtagtcTTGCcaagtgtgttttttctccGGCACCgtagtatggaggaccaaaactgccacacaaaaaaaaaaggcaaaataaaaactgatatagaagatataattcaaaatgtttataaaaaaaaaactatatcaatgtaaataaaaacaaaattagagATTCCAGGATGACGCTGTGTTGACGTTGTTGGCAACAGTTTGTGACAACAATATAAACTACAGTCGGGAAGACGAGTCAAGAATGCCACCATACACTGccgggaacaacttcaaaaataaaagcattccgAGGTGTTGATGaccatactgtattttatttgataaggaaaggtttattttaaagttggcCTTCACACTGTCATTCATAGCTTGCAGAAGTGTTGCTGCAGCTGGCTTGACCGTTTTCCCGAAGGTGCACGCCAAATTAACGGGTACTtgaggcaggaaaaaaatatacagtatatatttttttctttgttttttttttttgtttttttttaatcgaggAACCAGTATTACACCCACGTGATcatcttaaaatattttcatggagTTGAGGATGTCATCTCAAAGAGATGCACTGTAGGATTCTGTCTGAGCCACATACAATATGGCTACCACCTCAACATGCTGGCCGCCAAGAAGATGTGgtagccatattggatgtggcacgTTCCGGTCCAGTGCAAGAGCCACTCAGGGCCAGACAGgaaattatgttgtttttaacaGTAACGCCTTTTAAATGATGTTATTGGCTGGGGGCGGTGGAGTCGAGTTGAGTAttgtgcaacccccccccccccccaaccaacaCAAAAATACTGTGTATTataatgaagaaaaacagcactccataatattgtacttaataaaacaatatagtaaaaaattgtgttttgctGTTCTTTCTGgtgtgccttggccaccagggggcagtataagacataTACGGTTATACCAGTGCCTCtcaattttattgtatttttactttttttgttacgccctcccaagaagaagaaaacactaAACCTCATCTCCGGTACGACTATAAATTGTATCATTTgcctgtagtggatgtgcaattacactttattctagtactgaaaaaaaaaatcagggtgGCACTGTAACATGTAGCAAAAGTGATTCATCTGATTGTTCATGTTGCGCTGCGATTGCTGAGCACAAGCACATCATCAAACTAACATTTCGGTTCCCCGTTTCTGctcacaacctttttttttttcttttttcttttttgttcctCATAGACGTTTGAACCTGCTCAGATTCAGAGCCGCTCTCGCATGGATCAGGTCAGACAACTTTTTTCTCTCAACCTGTTAGTGTCGATTTGTATTTGACTTGTATTGAAACTGAtgtcactttgtgtttttgttttttgtcatttttttcccccaacaggAGCGCCAAAACAGGAATAAACAATAGAGGACGTTTATTTTCGGCTTGATCAAGTTACACTAGGACACAATTGATTTAAGAGAcagaagaaaatgaaatgcaaaCAAGCCCTTCGTGTTGTCCTCTCCAATTCTGGGAATTTTTTGACATCAATGAATTTGTCCTTCCCTTTCCCCGTGTTCCTTCTACCCCACATGCAACACTTCTTGTGCAGGGATTTGAGTTGATTTCATGTGTGCTATGAATGACCTTGAACTCCACCCACTTCAAATTTaatgtcgtttaaaaaaaacaaaattttctgaACATCTCGCCCGAGTTGTCTCCTGCGCCCACCATCTCCTCAGCTGCATCAGGGTTTGACTGCGTCCCACAGaataaatctgccactttatctCCGTACAATCAGGAATGGCCATGTCCTACCACTATTTGTCCACGTGGGGGCAGCATTGGCAAGTTGTAGAGGTCTAGCTGCTAACAAGATTGGAGCATCCTGAAGGCAACTTGGAAGAgcatattaataacaataaaataaaaaaaacttcagtgatttatttttcattcagaTTTACAAAATCTCTATTTTTTTGGGCATACTACTGACAACTTTAATTTCTGTTCTCTGGAGCTCTagtgtattttgtttttcctgcCCACTAATTGAACTGCTAACAGTGACACTGCTGGAGAAATCAGGGATCGTGTGACATCACACAAGACTCGAGACATTTCACAGGAGGATTCTGGGaaagaactttaaaaaaaaaaaaaaaaaaaagtcctccaaAAGCCAGGACCATCGATCGCccttttaacaaacaaacaaacaacaaaaaaacatcaaattgttcTCTCCACATCTTTTGTCCCtctttgttgctttttctttggatgCTGCATCCACCACCACTTTCAGTTTTtacaatcaaaatgtcatgatgtcgttgcttttttttttttttttggatccaCCAAATTGGGGAAGGGCTTGCTCTATTTGTCACCATTCTGTCTTAAtcctcatgtttgtttgtttttgcccgTCCCTCCTCCGAACTTGAGTTTGCCAAGTCTCATGTTGATTGTCATGCTAAGCTTTAACGTAGGAGCCTATATATTCATGGAGAAAGTCGAAAAATGTATAACCTAATAACTGTAAGTGATTTACGATCGAGtaagaaaagagaaacaaatgaaaagtggttgctgtgttttttgttgctttgtttgCGGCTGAACGTGAAATCATTTTGTTTGCTACACGAACACAATACATTTTCGATCTATTACGATTAATCCATGTTATCGTCCATCTCAGGttgctgccattttgtattATACCAGCATctgctgtggactgaaaattatttcaaagcggcctcgggctcgcattgcaggtgtcacagctcaccttttttctgggtttggtcacttGATGTTGGCAATGCGAGCCCAGGGCACtttgaagtcattttcagttgacagcagatGGCGGTAGAGAACAAAAGGAACCCTGAGACTGATGAAAACGGATATATAAAACCTCCTTTCCACCGCTGGTATCTACTTTACTCTACTTGTCATTTAGCCCCatctccaccaacaaatccaCCCGGCTCTATACTACTCTCTTTTTCTGGTATCTACTCTTTTGCAGTTCCAAAGCGTGACATAATTATTTTGAAGGCCAATGATTGGTTCGAGACATGTCATCAATGTGTAGCTGCGCAAACCCCGGAAAAACCGCTGCCATTAATGACGACGAGATTAACGTTTGGGCTTTTGAGGAGGTGCAAaccttttttaaacatcattgaatgcagtcttctggttgctGCAAAATTAATTCGATGTCTTGTGGCTAAAATAAACAACCACAAACCAACCACCGGGTACAAAAGACACATACGCGCTCTCCATTGAttttgcctgtgtgtgcagTTGCACGCTAGCTGCGGTCACTTTAGTGTGACGTCACTGGCGAGGTGAGGAGGGGCTCCTGGGTCGCGGCTGTGGCAGTGGGA
This window harbors:
- the LOC144054743 gene encoding YTH domain-containing family protein 1-like — encoded protein: MSATSIDPQRSKGQASKVQNGSLHQKETVHDNDFEPYLTGQSTQNNSYQSITDPYLSSYYAPSIGFPYPLSEAPWSTGGDPPIPYLTPYGPLSNGDHHFMPDTVFGQPGGLGSSIYPHRFNFFPENPAFSAWGTSGSQGQQTQSSAYGGSYSYPPSSLGGTLVPDGQTGFHSDTLNKAPGMNSLEQGMVGLKIGGDVVGQASAVKAVGSVIGGAGVAAAGNGATPIGMPPPKPASWAAIASKPAKPQQLKAKVKPGLANLGGALPPPPIKHNLNIGTWEKGPVTKVAPAAQQQQPFGLHHAIPHQAPMQPPQSLVQPQMQPMALQHQPPHHQHHPPPHQPYQNHTQPPQPQTRWVAPRNRNQVYGPGHDGSGMMGMLGSANCGPPNCANQGPGGESHPVLEKLRANHSYNPKDFEWNLKNGRVFIIKSYSEDDIHRSIKYSIWCSTEHGNKRLDSAFRAMSGKGPVYLLFSVNGSGHFCGVAEMRSPVDYGTSAGVWAQDKWKGKFDVGWLFVKDVPNSQLRHIRLENNDNKPVTNSRDTQEVPLEKAKQVLKIITTYKHTTSIFDDFSHYEKRQEEEEEVRKTFEPAQIQSRSRMDQERQNRNKQ